One stretch of Streptomyces zhihengii DNA includes these proteins:
- a CDS encoding pentapeptide repeat-containing protein, producing MSTAEPPLWPHCAHGADPAADPVGCRGIHVPGHTVCLAHLSVDDRDSYLAALTPGAGIDHRGTHFTESLLNALLNALHDPETGHPRLGHTKFELATFEGDALFESVIFEDCALFESVIFAGDHALFGQATFKSSANFASATFKGQAGFDQATFEVGSAGFGSATFEAATFESRAEFGLTTFEGIALFDSATFEGGAGFLMAIFKDTARFISATFQGDALFTDATFKGNTWFNSATFQGDAWFESTTFVAAEQLGPLACTGRVVLSGAAFGGPVTLSFAARRLECRRTRWSSTAEIRLRYATVDFAHAVFEYPLTIAAEPDPFVLANGRHLAEEPFPILAVPRDPRVRMASLRGVDAAHLVLSDLDLSGCLFAGTVHLDQLRLEGACTFDTAPPAVWWRWPPVRFTERRVLAEEHHWRASQPGAVQGWNVAVLGAGRAGPLQLAPVYRALRKAFEDGKHEPGAADFYYGEMEMRRHADDIPRSELGLLTAYWALSGYGLRASRALAWLGAAMLLTIVLLMAFGLAKDTPKQTAIGTVPTGGGKVTFEIDKDDPQNSTGNRFTGKRFERALNVTLNSVVFRSSGQDLTTAGTYIEMTSRLTEPVLLGLAVLAIRNRVKR from the coding sequence ATGAGTACAGCCGAACCGCCGCTTTGGCCGCACTGCGCACACGGTGCAGACCCTGCTGCCGACCCCGTTGGTTGCCGCGGCATCCACGTCCCCGGCCACACCGTATGCCTCGCCCACCTGTCCGTCGACGACCGCGACTCCTACCTGGCCGCCCTGACTCCCGGCGCCGGCATCGACCATCGGGGCACCCACTTCACCGAATCCCTTCTCAATGCTCTCCTCAACGCCCTCCACGACCCTGAAACTGGGCACCCCCGCCTCGGCCATACCAAGTTCGAATTGGCCACCTTCGAGGGCGACGCCTTGTTCGAGTCAGTGATATTCGAGGACTGCGCCTTGTTCGAGTCGGTGATCTTCGCGGGCGACCATGCCCTGTTCGGCCAGGCGACTTTCAAGAGCAGCGCCAACTTCGCATCGGCGACCTTCAAAGGCCAGGCCGGGTTCGACCAGGCGACCTTCGAGGTGGGTAGCGCAGGGTTCGGCTCGGCGACCTTCGAGGCGGCGACCTTTGAGAGCCGCGCCGAGTTCGGCCTGACGACCTTTGAGGGCATCGCCCTGTTCGACTCGGCGACCTTCGAGGGCGGCGCCGGGTTCCTCATGGCGATCTTCAAGGATACCGCCAGGTTCATCTCGGCCACCTTCCAGGGCGACGCCCTGTTCACGGATGCGACCTTCAAGGGCAACACCTGGTTCAACTCGGCGACCTTCCAGGGCGACGCCTGGTTCGAGTCGACGACCTTCGTAGCAGCAGAGCAGCTCGGACCTTTGGCGTGTACTGGACGGGTTGTGCTGTCCGGTGCGGCCTTCGGTGGCCCGGTGACCCTCTCGTTCGCTGCGCGCCGTCTGGAGTGCCGTCGTACTCGCTGGTCATCGACAGCGGAGATCCGCCTGCGTTACGCCACGGTGGACTTCGCGCATGCGGTGTTCGAGTACCCCCTCACAATCGCCGCCGAGCCGGATCCGTTCGTGCTCGCCAACGGCCGACACCTCGCCGAAGAGCCCTTCCCGATCCTGGCGGTCCCCCGCGACCCCAGGGTGCGGATGGCGTCGCTTCGTGGGGTGGACGCAGCTCATCTGGTCCTCTCAGACCTCGATCTGTCGGGGTGCCTGTTCGCCGGCACCGTACACCTGGACCAACTCCGCCTGGAGGGGGCCTGCACTTTCGACACCGCCCCACCCGCCGTGTGGTGGCGCTGGCCGCCCGTGCGTTTCACCGAGCGCCGCGTCCTGGCCGAGGAACACCACTGGCGTGCCAGCCAGCCGGGAGCAGTGCAGGGCTGGAACGTGGCAGTCCTCGGCGCTGGACGCGCTGGGCCGCTGCAGCTGGCTCCGGTGTACCGGGCTCTGCGCAAGGCTTTCGAGGACGGCAAGCATGAGCCGGGGGCTGCGGACTTCTATTACGGGGAGATGGAGATGCGCCGCCACGCCGACGACATCCCCCGCAGTGAACTGGGGCTGTTGACCGCGTATTGGGCGCTGTCCGGCTACGGACTGCGCGCATCCCGGGCCCTGGCGTGGCTTGGGGCGGCCATGCTCCTCACCATCGTCTTGCTGATGGCCTTCGGCCTCGCCAAGGACACCCCGAAGCAGACTGCGATCGGCACCGTCCCGACCGGCGGGGGCAAGGTCACGTTCGAGATCGACAAGGACGATCCGCAGAACTCCACCGGCAATCGGTTCACCGGCAAGCGCTTTGAAAGGGCTCTGAACGTCACCCTCAACTCGGTGGTGTTCCGTTCCTCCGGCCAGGACCTGACCACCGCCGGCACCTACATCGAGATGACCTCCCGCCTGACCGAACCCGTCCTGTTGGGCCTCGCCGTCCTCGCCATCCGCAACCGCGTCAAACGCTGA
- a CDS encoding tetratricopeptide repeat protein has translation MWTEAVDILIRLGETALADGHAPQATQLYQRALTTCTERASPRGEARTQTGLALAARLRGDEEAARHHLNRAPAKNRCCYLGCRAGDRRLRHVPSMFRA, from the coding sequence CTGTGGACTGAGGCCGTCGACATCCTGATACGGCTCGGCGAAACAGCACTCGCCGACGGTCACGCCCCACAGGCGACGCAGCTGTACCAGCGCGCGCTGACCACATGCACCGAACGCGCCTCCCCCCGGGGAGAAGCCCGCACCCAGACCGGTCTGGCCCTGGCCGCCCGCCTGCGAGGAGACGAAGAGGCCGCCCGGCATCACCTCAACCGGGCACCAGCCAAGAACCGTTGCTGTTATCTCGGGTGTCGAGCGGGCGACAGGCGTTTGAGGCATGTGCCCTCGATGTTCCGTGCCTGA
- a CDS encoding LLM class flavin-dependent oxidoreductase, giving the protein MDIGVLLPTGTAQWGPADDPRELIAFGRCAERSGFSSLFANDSLISPRVEALTMLAALAPVTETVTLGTAALLPFLRRPIQAAQALASLDLLSGGRLTVTVGAGFPGRFGRPLYALSELPWERRFARLDETVALWRALWGGAGAFHGEIFRFDDIPLTTRPSRAGGPPMWLGGAAPAALARTGRLYDGWLPYPPDPADYASGLRTVRTAAAEAGRETADITPALFVSVRIENDIESGRRALNEYAQGTYGMPLEQLEKIQAVVTGSADQVLEHLERYVAAGARHIVARLGALDLHSQRDQLERIADLIPSVQGAADHPCSLESS; this is encoded by the coding sequence ATGGACATCGGTGTACTGCTTCCGACCGGCACCGCCCAGTGGGGCCCTGCCGACGACCCTCGCGAGCTGATTGCCTTCGGTCGCTGCGCCGAACGCTCGGGGTTCTCCTCGCTCTTCGCAAACGATTCTCTCATCAGCCCGCGCGTCGAAGCACTGACGATGTTGGCCGCACTCGCCCCGGTGACCGAGACCGTGACGCTGGGAACAGCTGCACTGCTGCCGTTCCTCCGTCGACCGATCCAGGCCGCGCAGGCACTCGCGTCGCTCGACCTGCTGTCCGGTGGCCGGCTCACTGTGACCGTAGGGGCTGGCTTCCCCGGCCGCTTCGGGCGGCCCCTTTACGCCCTGTCAGAGCTGCCATGGGAAAGGCGCTTCGCCCGCCTGGACGAGACTGTTGCGCTGTGGCGGGCCCTGTGGGGCGGCGCCGGGGCCTTCCACGGCGAGATCTTCAGGTTCGATGACATCCCGCTCACGACCAGGCCGTCCCGAGCCGGCGGTCCGCCCATGTGGCTTGGCGGTGCGGCCCCCGCAGCCCTGGCCCGCACCGGCCGCCTGTACGACGGATGGCTGCCCTACCCACCTGACCCCGCCGACTACGCGTCCGGCCTGCGCACCGTCCGCACAGCAGCGGCCGAAGCAGGACGCGAGACCGCGGACATCACCCCCGCGCTATTCGTCTCTGTACGTATCGAGAACGACATCGAGAGCGGCCGTCGGGCACTGAACGAATACGCACAGGGCACGTACGGCATGCCGCTGGAGCAGCTGGAAAAAATCCAAGCAGTTGTCACCGGCTCCGCGGACCAAGTGCTGGAACACCTGGAACGGTACGTCGCCGCCGGTGCCCGGCACATCGTCGCCCGCCTCGGTGCCTTGGACCTGCACTCCCAACGCGACCAGCTCGAACGCATCGCAGACCTGATCCCCTCCGTGCAAGGTGCAGCGGACCACCCCTGCAGCTTGGAAAGCTCCTGA
- a CDS encoding helix-turn-helix domain-containing protein → MDFPCMLRDRRTRRHVSQLDLALRAGTTQRHLSFIESGRSVPGRNMVVRLAESLELPLRERNELLLTAGYAPAYPESSLDDPVLAPVRTAIDSILRGYLPYPALVVDRGGDLITANDAFDLITEGAADELVGPGTNIYRLALHPHGLAPRILNLAEWARHILVRLVHLDELRTELTGYVPDLEPSAGQLGFAVPLRLRSPYGELRLMTTVTTFATAVDVTLAELKLEAFLPADPTTAEALSAAAAAVACSAATQAPGNM, encoded by the coding sequence GTGGACTTCCCTTGTATGCTTCGTGATCGTCGTACCCGCCGTCATGTCAGCCAGCTCGACCTGGCGCTGCGAGCGGGCACTACCCAGCGCCACCTCAGTTTCATCGAATCCGGCAGGTCCGTCCCGGGCCGCAACATGGTCGTGCGCCTGGCCGAGTCGCTGGAGCTGCCGCTGCGGGAGCGCAATGAACTGCTGCTGACCGCCGGGTACGCGCCCGCCTACCCGGAGAGCTCACTGGACGATCCCGTGCTGGCCCCCGTGCGCACGGCGATCGACAGCATCCTCCGTGGCTATCTTCCCTATCCGGCGCTGGTCGTGGACCGAGGCGGCGACCTAATCACCGCGAACGATGCCTTCGACCTGATCACCGAGGGCGCGGCAGACGAACTGGTGGGCCCGGGTACGAACATTTACCGCCTGGCGCTGCATCCCCACGGACTGGCTCCCCGCATCCTCAACCTTGCCGAGTGGGCGCGCCACATCCTGGTGCGACTCGTCCATCTGGACGAGTTGCGGACCGAGCTCACCGGATACGTTCCCGACTTGGAGCCGTCCGCAGGGCAACTCGGCTTCGCAGTGCCGCTGCGACTGCGGTCCCCGTACGGGGAACTCCGCCTGATGACGACGGTGACAACCTTCGCGACCGCTGTCGACGTGACGCTTGCCGAGCTGAAGCTGGAGGCGTTTTTGCCGGCCGACCCGACGACTGCCGAGGCTCTCTCAGCAGCCGCCGCGGCCGTGGCCTGTTCAGCCGCCACTCAGGCGCCGGGGAACATGTAG
- a CDS encoding GNAT family N-acetyltransferase: MIADLPPGLTARHLMDEDHLPVLAVLDRWWGGLKGQAGSTERALLLPRLYFDHFTTTSFVVERDGEIAAFLIGFLSQTEPGTAYVHFAGVDPALHGQGVGRALYQAFFAIAQSYGRHHVRCVTSPENSSSQAFHVRLGFTASAVKPDYDGPGLDRVTFSIELPVDAVAVPPAERYLGS; the protein is encoded by the coding sequence ATGATCGCTGATCTTCCCCCCGGCCTGACAGCCCGGCACCTCATGGACGAGGACCATCTCCCCGTGCTTGCCGTGCTGGACAGGTGGTGGGGCGGCCTCAAAGGGCAGGCGGGGTCGACGGAGCGCGCCTTGCTGCTGCCCCGGCTCTACTTCGACCACTTCACCACCACCAGCTTCGTGGTCGAACGTGACGGCGAGATCGCCGCCTTCCTGATCGGCTTCCTGTCCCAGACAGAACCCGGGACCGCATACGTGCACTTCGCCGGCGTCGACCCGGCGCTGCACGGACAGGGTGTCGGACGCGCCCTTTACCAGGCGTTCTTCGCGATTGCCCAGTCCTACGGGCGCCACCACGTGCGCTGCGTCACCAGTCCTGAGAACAGCTCATCGCAGGCGTTTCACGTCCGGCTCGGCTTCACCGCCTCAGCCGTGAAGCCGGACTACGACGGCCCCGGGCTCGACCGGGTGACCTTCAGCATCGAACTGCCCGTGGATGCAGTGGCCGTTCCCCCGGCGGAGCGGTACCTCGGTTCCTGA
- a CDS encoding DoxX family protein, whose translation MTGIQITLLVVTLLTATINVGMAVADLAGARFVLANSAEVGAPRSWLPRLAALKLAGTAGLLLSLFDTALRPLGAAAASGLVLLYLGALACHVRARVFHNLAFPGFTSPPPSPRWP comes from the coding sequence ATGACCGGTATCCAGATCACCCTCCTCGTCGTCACCCTGCTCACCGCCACCATCAACGTCGGGATGGCCGTTGCCGACCTGGCCGGGGCCCGCTTCGTGCTCGCCAACTCGGCGGAGGTGGGTGCCCCTCGATCCTGGCTGCCTCGGCTGGCCGCCCTCAAACTGGCCGGGACGGCGGGCCTCCTCCTCAGCCTCTTCGACACCGCACTGCGCCCCCTCGGTGCCGCCGCAGCCAGCGGCCTCGTCCTGCTCTACCTGGGCGCGCTCGCCTGCCATGTGCGCGCCCGCGTGTTCCACAACCTTGCGTTTCCCGGCTTCACTTCGCCTCCGCCGTCGCCTCGCTGGCCTTGA
- a CDS encoding LysR family transcriptional regulator, with translation MEVDTRLLRYFAAVAEEGSLTGAAERLFVSQPALTKQIRRLEEEIGGRLFTRSRSGMALTEAGRELASRVPALLDGWDEAVRATGRAARVLRLGFLDAGAVGGVPEIITEFRRAQPEWRVELRQFDWSDPSAGLARGEVAAAVVRLPFQGQERFTVRELFAEERGVLLSVRHPLAKSEMVEFRELWDEPFVAAGAGTGAWRGHWLAEEERDRPARVGAVTSLPDEWLGAVAGGCVALAPVSAARFYSHPDVVFRPVRGVSPSRVGLARPRRRTHEAALDQLLEAIALRLAES, from the coding sequence ATGGAAGTGGACACGCGCCTGCTTCGGTACTTCGCCGCTGTGGCGGAGGAGGGCAGCCTGACCGGGGCGGCAGAAAGGCTGTTCGTCTCGCAGCCTGCGCTGACCAAGCAGATCCGGCGTCTGGAGGAGGAGATCGGGGGACGGCTCTTCACGCGTTCACGATCAGGGATGGCACTGACCGAAGCTGGTCGTGAGCTTGCCTCGCGGGTGCCCGCACTGCTGGACGGCTGGGACGAGGCGGTACGGGCAACCGGCCGTGCAGCGCGGGTACTGCGCCTGGGTTTCCTGGATGCCGGCGCAGTGGGTGGTGTCCCCGAGATCATTACCGAGTTCCGCCGGGCGCAGCCGGAGTGGCGGGTGGAGCTGCGGCAGTTCGACTGGTCGGACCCGAGCGCCGGCCTGGCTCGCGGTGAGGTGGCTGCGGCGGTGGTGCGCTTGCCATTTCAGGGGCAGGAACGGTTTACCGTGCGTGAGTTGTTCGCCGAGGAGCGCGGGGTGCTGCTGTCGGTTCGGCATCCGCTGGCGAAGAGCGAGATGGTGGAATTCCGCGAGCTGTGGGACGAGCCGTTCGTCGCAGCCGGAGCCGGGACTGGAGCCTGGAGGGGGCATTGGCTGGCGGAGGAGGAGCGGGACCGCCCAGCCCGGGTCGGGGCCGTCACCAGCCTTCCCGACGAGTGGCTCGGAGCGGTGGCCGGCGGCTGCGTGGCACTGGCGCCGGTGTCGGCAGCCCGCTTCTACTCCCACCCGGACGTGGTGTTCCGTCCCGTGCGCGGCGTCTCACCGAGCCGGGTCGGGCTGGCCCGGCCTCGGCGGCGGACGCACGAAGCGGCGCTGGATCAGCTACTGGAAGCCATCGCGCTCCGACTGGCCGAGAGCTGA
- a CDS encoding IS5 family transposase (programmed frameshift), producing the protein MSDDLVPDDLWERVAPLLPPRPPRRHRYPGRLPVDDRAALRGIVYVLRKNVSWRDVPAERTGCSGVTAWRRLRDWTEAGVWPRLHEVLLAELRKAGLLDMDDCAIDGSHVRALKGGAHTGPSPVDRARPGSKHHLIVDRHGTPLAVSLTGGNRHDVTQLTPLLDAIPRIRGLRGRPRHRPGRLFADRGYDYDKYRRVLRARGITPKIARRGVPHGSGLGKTRWVVERTFAWLHQFKRLRIRYEIRADLHLGLLQLACSIICLRRLRTSF; encoded by the exons GTGTCGGATGATCTTGTGCCTGATGACCTGTGGGAACGCGTGGCTCCACTGCTGCCGCCCCGCCCGCCGAGGCGTCATCGCTACCCCGGACGTCTGCCGGTGGACGACCGTGCGGCCCTGCGGGGCATCGTGTACGTGCTGCGCAAGAACGTGAGCTGGAGGGATGTTCCCGCGGAGCGGACCGGCTGCAGCGGGGTGACGGCCTGGCGGCGGCTGCGGGACTGGACAGAGGCCGGCGTCTGGCCCCGACTGCACGAAGTCCTCCTGGCGGAGCTGCGCAAGGCAGGTCTGTTGGACATGGACGACTGCGCGATTGACGGCTCGCACGTCCGGGCCCTGA AAGGGGGGGCTCACACCGGACCTTCGCCGGTCGACCGCGCGCGGCCGGGCAGCAAGCACCATCTGATCGTCGACCGGCACGGCACACCCCTCGCCGTGTCGCTGACCGGCGGAAACAGGCACGACGTCACCCAGCTGACGCCGCTGCTGGACGCGATCCCCCGCATCCGAGGACTTCGCGGGAGACCGCGGCACCGGCCGGGCCGGCTGTTCGCCGACCGTGGCTACGACTACGACAAGTACCGGCGCGTCCTGCGGGCCCGCGGCATCACACCGAAGATCGCCCGACGCGGCGTTCCACACGGCTCCGGGCTGGGCAAGACACGCTGGGTCGTCGAGCGGACCTTCGCCTGGCTTCACCAGTTCAAACGACTGCGGATCCGCTACGAGATACGCGCCGACCTCCACCTCGGACTGCTCCAACTCGCCTGCAGCATCATCTGCTTGAGACGCCTACGAACCTCATTCTGA
- a CDS encoding NAD(P)H-binding protein: MILVTGATGNIGSTLLKELHARGVGSLRGLTRDAARAVFPQGVEAMKGDFTEPASLKPALAGVRSLFLVSRLGSDADILEAARQARVEHVVLVSSITVQTHPHLGPAGENLAVEQLLKETGMAWTILRPTQFASNALMWAASIRGRRTVRAPYAETALPTIHPADIASVARVALTEPGHHGRTYALTGPEPISARQQVEVIAAVLGREIPFVEISRRQAHEQMVEVFGAEAADAVLDVTGGDVNRELLMVRDTVSQVTGTPARPFRQWASENADAFR; this comes from the coding sequence GTGATCCTCGTGACCGGAGCCACTGGAAACATAGGCAGTACCCTGCTGAAGGAGCTGCACGCACGCGGTGTCGGGTCGCTGAGAGGGCTTACGCGTGATGCCGCACGGGCCGTCTTCCCGCAAGGGGTCGAGGCTATGAAGGGCGACTTCACAGAGCCGGCGTCCTTGAAGCCGGCGCTGGCGGGGGTGCGCTCGCTGTTTCTTGTGTCTCGCCTGGGCTCGGACGCCGACATCCTCGAAGCCGCCCGGCAGGCGAGGGTGGAGCACGTCGTGTTGGTGTCGTCCATCACCGTCCAGACCCACCCGCACCTCGGCCCCGCCGGCGAGAACCTGGCGGTGGAGCAACTGCTCAAGGAAACCGGCATGGCCTGGACGATCCTGCGGCCGACGCAGTTCGCGTCGAACGCCCTGATGTGGGCTGCGTCCATCCGTGGCCGCAGGACTGTCCGCGCGCCGTACGCCGAGACCGCGCTGCCGACCATCCACCCTGCGGACATCGCATCGGTGGCGCGGGTGGCACTGACCGAGCCAGGCCACCACGGACGCACGTATGCCTTGACCGGGCCAGAGCCGATATCCGCCCGACAGCAGGTCGAGGTCATCGCGGCAGTACTGGGTCGGGAGATTCCCTTCGTCGAGATCAGCCGTCGGCAGGCCCACGAGCAGATGGTCGAGGTCTTCGGGGCCGAGGCCGCGGACGCGGTGCTCGACGTTACTGGTGGAGACGTGAACCGCGAGCTGCTGATGGTGCGCGACACGGTTTCTCAGGTCACCGGAACGCCGGCTCGCCCGTTCCGGCAGTGGGCTTCGGAGAACGCCGACGCCTTCCGTTAA
- a CDS encoding DUF6355 family natural product biosynthesis protein — MDRWEPLVWPRERWGEKERHSVSLEKKRNPFMQKTASKRRLAAAAFSAALLAGAVLSGSAHAAPEGKAATAMGVKACGYYETQTDSYYGHCGSTWVKIQVDIDWWPTDIKRCVPPGETHLGSTDEIDNAWAIAGTCG; from the coding sequence ATGGACCGCTGGGAACCTCTTGTGTGGCCCCGCGAGAGGTGGGGGGAGAAAGAGAGGCACAGCGTGTCCTTGGAGAAGAAGAGGAACCCGTTCATGCAGAAGACCGCAAGTAAGCGCCGCTTGGCCGCCGCCGCGTTCAGCGCTGCACTCCTCGCGGGCGCGGTGCTTTCCGGGAGTGCCCACGCCGCGCCCGAGGGGAAAGCCGCCACGGCGATGGGGGTCAAGGCCTGCGGCTACTACGAGACGCAGACAGACTCGTACTACGGCCACTGCGGCAGCACCTGGGTCAAGATCCAGGTCGACATCGACTGGTGGCCGACCGACATCAAGAGGTGCGTCCCGCCGGGTGAGACCCATCTGGGGTCGACCGACGAGATCGACAACGCATGGGCCATCGCAGGCACCTGCGGCTGA
- a CDS encoding ATP-binding protein — translation MRAGFALTGDGACIADARHHAAAFLDQAHAEHQVTVSARARDLTQLVVSELVTNARKYAPGPVLMELRVSGRAVDVVVWDSEPTIPSARAADPGRVGQHGLEIVRAVTESLFMEQDPLGKRITARINLSGAPDMAS, via the coding sequence ATGCGGGCCGGCTTCGCCCTGACTGGGGATGGCGCGTGCATCGCGGATGCCCGTCACCACGCCGCAGCATTCCTCGACCAGGCACACGCTGAGCACCAGGTGACGGTTTCCGCCCGCGCGAGGGACCTTACCCAGTTGGTGGTGAGCGAGCTGGTCACCAACGCCCGCAAGTACGCCCCCGGCCCTGTCCTGATGGAGCTACGCGTCAGCGGTCGCGCGGTGGACGTCGTGGTGTGGGACAGCGAGCCCACGATCCCCTCGGCCCGGGCCGCTGATCCCGGCAGGGTCGGCCAGCACGGCCTGGAGATCGTCCGAGCGGTCACGGAGAGTCTGTTCATGGAGCAGGACCCACTCGGCAAGCGCATAACGGCCCGCATCAACCTCTCCGGCGCCCCCGACATGGCCTCCTAA
- a CDS encoding serine/threonine-protein kinase, with the protein MQRLQPGDPSHLGHYRLVGRLGEGGMGRVFLGRSAGGRTVAIKAIHAELAQVPDLRARFAREVEAARRVGGQWTAAVLDADVEAALPWVATQYVLGRSLYEVVAEDFGPLPERSLRVLANRLALALAAVHGAGLVHRDLKPSNVLVTVDGPCLIDFGIARAFEDAGTAAPGAPRTRTGMLVGSPGFMSPEQVRGREIGPASDVFCLGSVLAYAATGRQPFGVTGSEGHHAQLFRVVEDEPDLDGVPAALLGLVRACLEKDPGLRPGTDEVAERTAVPVGPWLPGEVLEQLGRRAGQVLDHDHPTPEPAPAHPPTQTAAPAPGAFPTLPEQPPAPPANPDRTGRWRSRPMALAVALVLVAAGAGAYLLTDGFRDAEGDGSEGTTAAPREFLGTWKGEFPKGAGAPEGYVRIEIADGAGRPAQVAVLDKTRLCRAGSGIEQAAQDENFAGHALTLGRARVDSATPAGEAGACWQPERSTLGFAGSGKDRMVWRVGGFEVQLTREGRAPLGKYAAKGLWWGDTDDPDMDPTTQLSVAGSSVDTSTITLRDGMGPDPSCDYEARVFTADESQLLTTPLRAVTRFAYQEEQCPETRSPLLMVVAPDGHLDYRSLDATASGRMTTTP; encoded by the coding sequence ATGCAGCGACTGCAACCGGGCGACCCGTCGCACCTCGGACACTACCGCCTTGTGGGCCGGCTTGGTGAGGGCGGTATGGGCCGTGTCTTTCTTGGGCGTTCCGCAGGTGGACGGACGGTGGCGATCAAGGCCATCCACGCGGAACTGGCCCAAGTGCCGGACTTGCGCGCACGGTTCGCGCGGGAGGTCGAGGCCGCGCGGAGGGTCGGCGGGCAGTGGACGGCGGCCGTCCTCGACGCGGACGTCGAAGCGGCGCTGCCGTGGGTGGCGACGCAGTACGTCCTCGGACGCTCGCTGTACGAGGTTGTTGCGGAGGACTTCGGTCCGCTGCCCGAGCGGTCCCTGCGGGTGCTGGCCAACCGGCTCGCGCTCGCTCTCGCGGCTGTCCACGGAGCGGGTCTGGTCCACCGGGACCTCAAACCGTCGAACGTCCTCGTCACCGTCGACGGCCCGTGCCTCATCGACTTCGGCATCGCGCGTGCCTTCGAGGATGCGGGCACGGCTGCGCCCGGCGCGCCGAGGACCCGGACGGGAATGCTGGTCGGCTCGCCAGGCTTCATGTCTCCGGAACAGGTGAGAGGGCGCGAGATCGGGCCGGCGAGCGACGTGTTCTGCCTGGGTTCGGTGTTGGCCTACGCGGCGACGGGGCGGCAGCCCTTCGGAGTAACCGGCTCGGAAGGTCACCACGCGCAGCTGTTCCGGGTGGTCGAGGACGAACCGGACCTCGACGGTGTGCCCGCGGCATTGCTCGGGCTTGTGCGAGCCTGTCTGGAGAAGGACCCCGGTCTGCGGCCCGGTACGGACGAGGTCGCCGAGCGCACCGCGGTGCCCGTCGGGCCGTGGCTGCCGGGGGAGGTCCTGGAGCAGCTGGGACGGCGGGCCGGGCAGGTACTCGACCACGACCACCCGACACCCGAACCGGCACCCGCCCATCCACCCACTCAGACCGCCGCGCCGGCCCCGGGCGCGTTCCCCACGCTCCCCGAGCAGCCGCCCGCGCCACCCGCCAACCCGGATCGCACCGGCAGATGGCGTTCGCGCCCCATGGCCCTGGCCGTCGCCCTGGTGCTGGTTGCCGCGGGCGCGGGGGCATACCTGCTCACCGACGGCTTCCGGGACGCCGAAGGCGACGGAAGCGAGGGCACGACGGCCGCCCCTCGCGAGTTTCTCGGCACCTGGAAGGGCGAGTTCCCCAAGGGCGCGGGGGCGCCCGAGGGGTACGTGCGCATAGAGATCGCCGACGGCGCCGGACGTCCCGCCCAGGTCGCCGTGCTCGACAAGACCAGGCTGTGCCGGGCAGGCAGCGGCATCGAGCAGGCGGCACAGGACGAGAACTTCGCCGGACATGCCCTCACCCTGGGCAGGGCGCGCGTGGACAGCGCCACTCCGGCGGGCGAAGCCGGCGCCTGCTGGCAGCCGGAACGCAGCACCCTCGGATTCGCCGGGAGCGGGAAAGACCGGATGGTGTGGAGAGTCGGTGGATTCGAGGTCCAGCTGACGAGAGAGGGGCGCGCACCCCTCGGCAAGTACGCTGCCAAGGGGCTGTGGTGGGGCGACACGGACGACCCGGACATGGACCCGACCACACAGCTCTCGGTGGCGGGGAGTTCAGTCGACACCTCCACCATCACCCTCCGGGACGGCATGGGACCGGACCCGTCGTGCGACTACGAGGCCAGGGTGTTCACCGCCGACGAATCGCAACTGCTGACGACCCCCCTCCGGGCGGTCACCCGCTTCGCCTACCAGGAGGAGCAGTGCCCCGAGACCCGGTCGCCGCTGCTGATGGTGGTGGCCCCCGACGGGCACCTGGATTACCGCTCGCTGGACGCCACGGCCTCGGGCCGGATGACAACCACACCCTGA